A DNA window from Ctenopharyngodon idella isolate HZGC_01 chromosome 10, HZGC01, whole genome shotgun sequence contains the following coding sequences:
- the LOC127521131 gene encoding zinc finger protein 658B-like isoform X2, with the protein MLEYSHQPTSEDEHQEQSDQMEVEEKYHFINGEKSLTFSQTAKTEAKKSFACPQCGKSFTRKRSLREHMSTHSKENLLTCDQCGEGFACKQSLNEHIGTHAEEKLLTCDQCGKSFTRKRSLREHMSTHSKEKLLTCDQCGEGFACKQSLNEHIGTHAEEKLLTCDQCGKSFTRKRSLREHMSTHSKENLLTCDQCGEGFACKQSLNEHIGTHAEEKLLTCDQCGKSFTRKRSLREHMSTHSKEKLLTCDQCGKTFAHKRSLREHMSTHSKEKLLTCDQCGEGFISKRSLREHMSTHSKENLLTCDQCGEGFACKQSLNEHIGTHAEEKLLTCDQCGKSFTRKRSLREHMSTHSKEKLLTCDQCGKTFAHKRSLREHMSTHSKEKLLTCDQCGEGFISKRSLREHMSTHSKEKLLTCDQCGKTFAHKRSLREHMSTHSKEKLLTCDQCGEGFISKRSLREHMSTHSKEKLLTCDQCGEGFISKRSLREHMSTHSKENLLTCDQCGEGFACKQSLNEHIGTHAEEKLLTCDQCGEGFISKRSLREHMSTHSKEKLLTCDQCGEGFISKRSLREHMSTHSKEKLLTCDQCGEGFVSKRSLREHMSTHSKEKLLTCDQCGEGFISKRSLREHMSTHSKEKLLTCDQCGKTFAHKRSLREHMSTHSKENLLTCDQCGEGFACKQSLNEHIGTHAEEKLLTCDQCGEGFISKRSLREHMSTHSKEKLLTCDQCGEGFTCKKSLNEHIGTHAEDKVFTCDQCGKSFARKRSLREHMSTHSKEKLLTCDQKPFQCSHCDKRFSSSGDLKRHERIHTGEKPYKCSYCDKRFSRSGDLKRHERIHTGEKPYNCSHCDKTFNHSGSLKTHERIHTGEKPYKCSYCDKRFSRSGHLKTHERIHTGEKPYKCSYCDKRFRQSGDLKRHERIHTGEKPYKCSYCDKRFSRSGDLKRHERIHTGEKPYKCSHCDKRFSMSGHLKTHERIHTGEKPYKCSHCDKRFSMSGDLKGHERIHTGEKPYKCSHCNKTFNHSGSLKTHERIHTGEKPYKCSYCDKRFSRSGHLKTHERIHTGEKPYKCSYCDKRFRQSGDLKRHERIHTGEKPYKCSYCDKTFNHSGSLKTHERIHTGEKPYKCSYCDKTFYHSGSLKTHERIHTGENSYKCSHCDKRFSMSGYLKAHERIHTGEKPYKCSHCDKRFSMSRYLKAHERIHTGEKPYMCSYCDKRFSSSGDLKRHERIHTGEKPYKCSYCDKTFYHSGSLKTHERIHTGEKPYKCSYCDKRFRQSEHLKSHRRIHTGEKPYL; encoded by the exons ATGCTGGAATATTCCCATCAGCCAACAAGTGAAGACGAGCATCAAGAACAAAGTG ACCAGATGGAGGTGGAGGAGAAATACCATTTCATCAATGGAGAGAAATCTTTGACTTTCTCACAGACTGCAAAGACTGAAGCCAAGAAGTCGTTCGCTTGCcctcagtgtgggaagagtttcacacgtaaaagaagtctcagggagcacatgagtactcattctaaagagaatctgttgacatgtgaccagtgtggagagggttttgCATGTAAACAAAGCCTGAATGAGCACATAGGAACTCATGCtgaagagaaactgttgacatgtgaccagtgtggaaagagtttcacacgtaaaagaagtctcagggagcacatgagtactcattctaaagagaaactgttgacatgtgaccagtgtggagagggttttgCATGTAAACAAAGCCTGAATGAGCACATAGGAACTCATGCtgaagagaaactgttgacatgtgaccagtgtggaaagagtttcacacgtaaaagaagtctcagggagcacatgagtactcattctaaagagaatctgttgacatgtgaccagtgtggagagggttttgCATGTAAACAAAGCCTGAATGAGCACATAGGAACTCATGCtgaagagaaactgttgacatgtgaccagtgtggaaagagtttcacacgtaaaagaagtctcagggagcacatgagtactcattctaaagagaaactgttgacgtgtgaccagtgtggaaagactttcgcacataaaagaagtctcagggagcacatgagtactcattctaaagagaaactgttgacatgtgaccagtgtggagagggtttcataagtaaaagaagtctcagggagcacatgagtactcattctaaagagaatctgttgacatgtgaccagtgtggagagggttttgCATGTAAACAAAGCCTGAATGAGCACATAGGAACTCATGCtgaagagaaactgttgacatgtgaccagtgtggaaagagtttcacacgtaaaagaagtctcagggagcacatgagtactcattctaaagagaaactgttgacgtgtgaccagtgtggaaagactttcgcacataaaagaagtctcagggagcacatgagtactcattctaaagagaaactgttgacatgtgaccagtgtggagagggtttcataagtaaaagaagtctcagggagcacatgagtactcattctaaagagaaactgttgacgtgtgaccagtgtggaaagactttcgcacataaaagaagtctcagggagcacatgagtactcattctaaagagaaactgttgacgtgtgaccagtgtggagagggtttcatAAGTAAAcgaagtctcagggagcacatgagtactcattctaaagagaaactgttgacatgtgaccagtgtggagagggtttcataagtaaaagaagtctcagggagcacatgagtactcattctaaagagaatctgttgacatgtgaccagtgtggagagggttttgCATGTAAACAAAGCCTGAATGAGCACATAGGAACTCATGCtgaagagaaactgttgacatgtgaccagtgtggagagggtttcataagtaaaagaagtctcagggagcacatgagtactcattctaaagagaaactgttgacatgtgaccagtgtggagagggtttcataagtaaaagaagtctcagggagcacatgagtactcattctaaagagaaactgttgacgtgtgaccagtgtggagagggtttcgtaagtaaaagaagtctcagggagcacatgagtactcattctaaagagaaactgttgacatgtgaccagtgtggagagggtttcataagtaaaagaagtctcagggagcacatgagtactcattctaaagagaaactgttgacgtgtgaccagtgtggaaagactttcgcacataaaagaagtctcagggagcacatgagtactcattctaaagagaatctgttgacatgtgaccagtgtggagagggttttgCATGTAAACAAAGCCTGAATGAGCACATAGGAACTCATGCtgaagagaaactgttgacatgtgaccagtgtggagagggtttcataagtaaaagaagtctcagggagcacatgagtactcattctaaagagaaactgttgacgtgtgaccagtgtggagagggtttcacATGTAAAAAAAGCCTGAATGAGCACATAGGAACTCATGCTGAAGACAAAGTGTtcacatgtgaccagtgtggaaagagtttcgcacgtaaaagaagtctcagggagcacatgagtactcattctaaagagaaactgttgacatgtgaccagaaACCTTTccagtgttcacactgtgacaagagattcagtagTTCAGGAGACCTGAAaagacatgagaggatccacactggagagaaaccttacaagtgttcatactgcgacaagagattcagtagGTCAGGAGACCTGAAaagacatgagaggatccacactggagagaaaccttacaactGTTCACACTGCGACAAGACATTCAATCATTCAGGATccctgaaaacacatgagaggatccacactggagagaaaccttacaagtgttcatactgcgacaagagattcagtagGTCAGGAcacctgaaaacacatgagaggatccacactggagagaaaccttacaagtgttcatactgcgacaagagattcagaCA GTCAGGAGACCTGAAaagacatgagaggatccacactggagagaaaccttacaagtgttcatactgcgacaagagattcagtagGTCAGGAGACCTGAAaagacatgagaggatccacactggagagaaaccttacaagtgttcacactgcgacaagagattcagtatGTCAGGAcacctgaaaacacatgagaggatccacactggagagaaaccttacaagtgttcacactgcgacaagagattcagtatGTCAGGAGACCTGAAAggacatgagaggatccacactggagagaaaccttacaagtgttcacactgcaaCAAGACATTCAATCATTCAGGATccctgaaaacacatgagaggatccacactggagagaaaccttacaagtgttcatactgcgacaagagattcagtagGTCAGGAcacctgaaaacacatgagaggatccacactggagagaaaccttacaagtgttcatactgcgacaagagattcagaCAGTCAGGAGACCTGAAaagacatgagaggatccacactggagagaaaccttacaagtgttcatactGCGACAAGACATTCAATCATTCAGGATccctgaaaacacatgagaggatccacactggagagaaaccttacaagtgttcatactGCGACAAGACATTCTATCATTCAGGATccctgaaaacacatgagaggatccacactggagagaattcgtacaagtgttcacactgcgacaagagattcagtatGTCAGGATACCTGAAagcacatgagaggatccacactggagagaaaccttacaagtgttcacactgcgacaagagattcagtatGTCAAGATACCTGAAagcacatgagaggatccacactggagagaaaccttacatgTGTTCATACTGCGACAAAAGATTCAGTAGTTCAGGAGACCTGAAaagacatgagaggatccacactggagagaaaccgtacaaGTGTTCATACTGCGACAAGACATTCTATCATTCAGGATccctgaaaacacatgagaggatccacactggagagaaaccttacaagtgttcatactgcgacaagagattcagaCAGTCAGAACATCTGAAAAGTCATcggaggatccacactggagagaaaccataTCTGTAA
- the LOC127521131 gene encoding zinc finger protein 11-like isoform X6 gives MLEYSHQPTSEDEHQEQSDQMEVEEKYHFINGEKSLTFSQTAKTEAKKSFACPQCGKSFTRKRSLREHMSTHSKENLLTCDQCGEGFACKQSLNEHIGTHAEEKLLTCDQCGKSFTRKRSLREHMSTHSKEKLLTCDQCGEGFACKQSLNEHIGTHAEEKLLTCDQCGKSFTRKRSLREHMSTHSKENLLTCDQCGEGFACKQSLNEHIGTHAEEKLLTCDQCGKSFTRKRSLREHMSTHSKENLLTCDQCGEGFACKQSLNEHIGTHAEEKLLTCDQFGEGFACKQSLNEHIGTHAEEKLLTCDQCGKSFTRKRSLREHMSTHSKEKLLTCDQCGKTFAHKRSLREHMSTHSKEKLLTCDQCGEGFISKRSLREHMSTHSKENLLTCDQCGEDFACKQSLNEHIGTHAEEKLLTCDQCGKSFTRKRSLSEHMSTHSKEKLLTCDQCGEGFISKRSLREHMSTHSKEKLLTCDQCGKTFAHKRSLREHMSTHSKEKLLTCDQCGEGFISKRSLREHMSTHSKEKLLTCDQCGEGFISKRSLREHMSTHSKENLLTCDQCGEGFACKQSLNEHIGTHAEEKLLTCDQCGEGFISKRSLREHMSTHSKEKLLTCDQCGKTFAHKRSLREHMSTHSKENLLTCDQCGEGFACKQSLNEHIGTHAEEKLLTCDQCGKSFTRKRSLREHMSTHSKENLLTCDQCGEGFACKQSLNEHIGTHAEEKLLTCDQCGEGFISKRSLREHMSTHSKEKLLTCDQCGEGFTCKKSLNEHIGTHAEDKVFTCDQCGKSFARKRSLREHMSTHSKEKLLTCDQKPFQCSHCDKRFSRSGDLKRHERIHTGEKPYKCSYCDKRFSRSGDLKRHERIHTGEKPYKCSHCDKRFSMSGHLKTHERIHTGEKPYKCSHCDKRFSMSGDLKGHERIHTGEKPYKCSHCNKTFNHSGSLKTHERIHTGEKPYKCSYCDKRFSRSGHLKTHERIHTGEKPYKCSYCDKRFRQSGDLKRHERIHTGEKPYKCSYCDKTFNHSGSLKTHERIHTGEKPYKCSYCDKTFYHSGSLKTHERIHTGENSYKCSHCDKRFSMSGYLKAHERIHTGEKPYKCSHCDKRFSMSRYLKAHERIHTGEKPYMCSYCDKRFSSSGDLKRHERIHTGEKPYKCSYCDKTFYHSGSLKTHERIHTGEKPYKCSYCDKRFRQSEHLKSHRRIHTGEKPYL, from the exons ATGCTGGAATATTCCCATCAGCCAACAAGTGAAGACGAGCATCAAGAACAAAGTG ACCAGATGGAGGTGGAGGAGAAATACCATTTCATCAATGGAGAGAAATCTTTGACTTTCTCACAGACTGCAAAGACTGAAGCCAAGAAGTCGTTCGCTTGCcctcagtgtgggaagagtttcacacgtaaaagaagtctcagggagcacatgagtactcattctaaagagaatctgttgacatgtgaccagtgtggagagggttttgCATGTAAACAAAGCCTGAATGAGCACATAGGAACTCATGCtgaagagaaactgttgacatgtgaccagtgtggaaagagtttcacacgtaaaagaagtctcagggagcacatgagtactcattctaaagagaaactgttgacatgtgaccagtgtggagagggttttgCATGTAAACAAAGCCTGAATGAGCACATAGGAACTCATGCtgaagagaaactgttgacatgtgaccagtgtggaaagagtttcacacgtaaaagaagtctcagggagcacatgagtactcattctaaagagaatctgttgacatgtgaccagtgtggagagggttttgCATGTAAACAAAGCCTGAATGAGCACATAGGAACTCATGCtgaagagaaactgttgacatgtgaccagtgtggaaagagtttcacacgtaaaagaagtctcagggagcacatgagtactcattctaaagagaatctgttgacatgtgaccagtgtggagagggttttgCATGTAAACAAAGCCTGAATGAGCACATAGGAACTCATGCtgaagagaaactgttgacatgtgaccagtttGGAGAGGGTTTTGCATGTAAACAAAGCCTGAATGAGCACATAGGAACTCATGCtgaagagaaactgttgacatgtgaccagtgtggaaagagtttcacacgtaaaagaagtctcagggagcacatgagtactcattctaaagagaaactgttgacgtgtgaccagtgtggaaagactttcgcacataaaagaagtctcagggagcacatgagtactcattctaaagagaaactgttgacgtgtgaccagtgtggagagggtttcataagtaaaagaagtctcagggagcacatgagtactcattctaaagagaatctgttgacatgtgaccagtgtggagaggatTTTGCATGTAAACAAAGCCTGAATGAGCACATAGGAACTCATGCtgaagagaaactgttgacatgtgaccagtgtggaaagagtttcacacgtaaaagaagtctcagcgagcacatgagtactcattctaaagagaaactgttgacgtgtgaccagtgtggagagggtttcataagtaaaagaagtctcagggagcacatgagtactcattctaaagagaaactgttgacgtgtgaccagtgtggaaagactttcgcacataaaagaagtctcagggagcacatgagtactcattctaaagagaaactgttgacgtgtgaccagtgtggagagggtttcatAAGTAAAcgaagtctcagggagcacatgagtactcattctaaagagaaactgttgacatgtgaccagtgtggagagggtttcataagtaaaagaagtctcagggagcacatgagtactcattctaaagagaatctgttgacatgtgaccagtgtggagagggttttgCATGTAAACAAAGCCTGAATGAGCACATAGGAACTCATGCtgaagagaaactgttgacatgtgaccagtgtggagagggtttcataagtaaaagaagtctcagggagcacatgagtactcattctaaagagaaactgttgacgtgtgaccagtgtggaaagactttcgcacataaaagaagtctcagggagcacatgagtactcattctaaagagaatctgttgacatgtgaccagtgtggagagggttttgCATGTAAACAAAGCCTGAATGAGCACATAGGAACTCATGCtgaagagaaactgttgacatgtgaccagtgtggaaagagtttcacacgtaaaagaagtctcagggagcacatgagtactcattctaaagagaatctgttgacatgtgaccagtgtggagagggttttgCATGTAAACAAAGCCTGAATGAGCACATAGGAACTCATGCtgaagagaaactgttgacatgtgaccagtgtggagagggtttcataagtaaaagaagtctcagggagcacatgagtactcattctaaagagaaactgttgacgtgtgaccagtgtggagagggtttcacATGTAAAAAAAGCCTGAATGAGCACATAGGAACTCATGCTGAAGACAAAGTGTtcacatgtgaccagtgtggaaagagtttcgcacgtaaaagaagtctcagggagcacatgagtactcattctaaagagaaactgttgacatgtgaccagaaACCTTTccagtgttcacactgtgacaagagattcagtagGTCAGGAGACCTGAAaagacatgagaggatccacactggagagaaaccttacaagtgttcatactgcgacaagagattcagtagGTCAGGAGACCTGAAaagacatgagaggatccacactggagagaaaccttacaagtgttcacactgcgacaagagattcagtatGTCAGGAcacctgaaaacacatgagaggatccacactggagagaaaccttacaagtgttcacactgcgacaagagattcagtatGTCAGGAGACCTGAAAggacatgagaggatccacactggagagaaaccttacaagtgttcacactgcaaCAAGACATTCAATCATTCAGGATccctgaaaacacatgagaggatccacactggagagaaaccttacaagtgttcatactgcgacaagagattcagtagGTCAGGAcacctgaaaacacatgagaggatccacactggagagaaaccttacaagtgttcatactgcgacaagagattcagaCAGTCAGGAGACCTGAAaagacatgagaggatccacactggagagaaaccttacaagtgttcatactGCGACAAGACATTCAATCATTCAGGATccctgaaaacacatgagaggatccacactggagagaaaccttacaagtgttcatactGCGACAAGACATTCTATCATTCAGGATccctgaaaacacatgagaggatccacactggagagaattcgtacaagtgttcacactgcgacaagagattcagtatGTCAGGATACCTGAAagcacatgagaggatccacactggagagaaaccttacaagtgttcacactgcgacaagagattcagtatGTCAAGATACCTGAAagcacatgagaggatccacactggagagaaaccttacatgTGTTCATACTGCGACAAAAGATTCAGTAGTTCAGGAGACCTGAAaagacatgagaggatccacactggagagaaaccgtacaaGTGTTCATACTGCGACAAGACATTCTATCATTCAGGATccctgaaaacacatgagaggatccacactggagagaaaccttacaagtgttcatactgcgacaagagattcagaCAGTCAGAACATCTGAAAAGTCATcggaggatccacactggagagaaaccataTCTGTAA
- the LOC127521131 gene encoding zinc finger protein 709-like isoform X9 has protein sequence MLEYSHQPTSEDEHQEQSDQMEVEEKYHFINGEKSLTFSQTAKTEAKKSFACPQCGKSFTRKRSLREHMSTHSKENLLTCDQCGEGFACKQSLNEHIGTHAEEKLLTCDQCGKSFTRKRSLREHMSTHSKEKLLTCDQCGEGFACKQSLNEHIGTHAEEKLLTCDQCGKSFTRKRSLREHMSTHSKENLLTCDQCGEGFACKQSLNEHIGTHAEEKLLTCDQFGEGFACKQSLNEHIGTHAEEKLLTCDQCGKSFTRKRSLREHMSTHSKEKLLTCDQCGKTFAHKRSLREHMSTHSKEKLLTCDQCGKTFAHKKSLREHMSTHSKEKLLTCDQCGEGFISKRSLREHMSTHSKENLLTCDQCGEDFACKQSLNEHIGTHAEEKLLTCDQCGKSFTRKRSLREHMSTHSKEKLLTCDQCGEGFISKRSLREHMSTHSKEKLLTCDQCGKTFAHKRSLREHMSTHSKEKLLTCDQCGEGFISKRSLREHMSTHSKEKLLTCDQCGEGFISKRSLREHMSTHSKENLLTCDQCGEGFISKRSLREHMSTHSKEKLLTCDQCGKTFAHKRSLREHMSTHSKENLLTCDQCGEGFISKRSLREHMSTHSKEKLLTCDQCGETFARKRSLREHMSTHSKEKLLTCDQCGEGFISKRSLREHMSTHSKEKLLTCDQCGKTFAHKRSLREHMSTHSKENLLTCDQCGEGFACKQSLNEHIGTHAEEKLLTCDQCGEGFISKRSLREHMSTHSKEKLLTCDQCGEGFTCKKSLNEHIGTHAEDKVFTCDQCGKSFARKRSLREHMSTHSKEKLLTCDQKPFQCSHCDKRFSRSGDLKRHERIHTGEKPYKCSHCNKTFNHSGSLKRHERIHTGEKPYKCSYCDKRFSRSGHLKTHERIHTGEKPYKCSYCDKRFRQSGDLKRHERIHTGEKPYKCSYCDKTFNHSGSLKTHERIHTGEKPYKCSYCDKTFYHSGSLKTHERIHTGENSYKCSHCDKRFSMSGYLKAHERIHTGEKPYKCSHCDKRFSMSRYLKAHERIHTGEKPYMCSYCDKRFSSSGDLKRHERIHTGEKPYKCSYCDKTFYHSGSLKTHERIHTGEKPYKCSYCDKRFRQSEHLKSHRRIHTGEKPYL, from the exons ATGCTGGAATATTCCCATCAGCCAACAAGTGAAGACGAGCATCAAGAACAAAGTG ACCAGATGGAGGTGGAGGAGAAATACCATTTCATCAATGGAGAGAAATCTTTGACTTTCTCACAGACTGCAAAGACTGAAGCCAAGAAGTCGTTCGCTTGCcctcagtgtgggaagagtttcacacgtaaaagaagtctcagggagcacatgagtactcattctaaagagaatctgttgacatgtgaccagtgtggagagggttttgCATGTAAACAAAGCCTGAATGAGCACATAGGAACTCATGCtgaagagaaactgttgacatgtgaccagtgtggaaagagtttcacacgtaaaagaagtctcagggagcacatgagtactcattctaaagagaaactgttgacatgtgaccagtgtggagagggttttgCATGTAAACAAAGCCTGAATGAGCACATAGGAACTCATGCtgaagagaaactgttgacatgtgaccagtgtggaaagagtttcacacgtaaaagaagtctcagggagcacatgagtactcattctaaagagaatctgttgacatgtgaccagtgtggagagggttttgCATGTAAACAAAGCCTGAATGAGCACATAGGAACTCATGCtgaagagaaactgttgacatgtgaccagtttGGAGAGGGTTTTGCATGTAAACAAAGCCTGAATGAGCACATAGGAACTCATGCtgaagagaaactgttgacatgtgaccagtgtggaaagagtttcacacgtaaaagaagtctcagggagcacatgagtactcattctaaagagaaactgttgacgtgtgaccagtgtggaaagactttcgcacataaaagaagtctcagggagcacatgagtactcattctaaagagaaactgttgacgtgtgaccagtgtggaaagACTTTCGCACATAAAAaaagtctcagggagcacatgagtactcattctaaagagaaactgttgacatgtgaccagtgtggagagggtttcataagtaaaagaagtctcagggagcacatgagtactcattctaaagagaatctgttgacatgtgaccagtgtggagaggatTTTGCATGTAAACAAAGCCTGAATGAGCACATAGGAACTCATGCtgaagagaaactgttgacatgtgaccagtgtggaaagagtttcacacgtaaaagaagtctcagggagcacatgagtactcattctaaagagaaactgttgacgtgtgaccagtgtggagagggtttcataagtaaaagaagtctcagggagcacatgagtactcattctaaagagaaactgttgacgtgtgaccagtgtggaaagactttcgcacataaaagaagtctcagggagcacatgagtactcattctaaagagaaactgttgacgtgtgaccagtgtggagagggtttcatAAGTAAAcgaagtctcagggagcacatgagtactcattctaaagagaaactgttgacatgtgaccagtgtggagagggtttcataagtaaaagaagtctcagggagcacatgagtactcattctaaagagaatctgttgacgtgtgaccagtgtggagagggtttcataagtaaaagaagtctcagggagcacatgagtactcattctaaagagaaactgttgacgtgtgaccagtgtggaaagactttcgcacataaaagaagtctcagggagcacatgagtactcattctaaagagaatctgttgacgtgtgaccagtgtggagagggtttcataagtaaaagaagtctcagggagcacatgagtactcattctaaagagaaactgttgacatgtgaccagtgtggagagactttcgcacgtaaaagaagtctcagggagcacatgagtactcattctaaagagaaactgttgacgtgtgaccagtgtggagagggtttcataagtaaaagaagtctcagggagcacatgagtactcattctaaagagaaactgttgacgtgtgaccagtgtggaaagactttcgcacataaaagaagtctcagggagcacatgagtactcattctaaagagaatctgttgacatgtgaccagtgtggagagggttttgCATGTAAACAAAGCCTGAATGAGCACATAGGAACTCATGCtgaagagaaactgttgacatgtgaccagtgtggagagggatTCATaagtaaaagaagtctcagggagcacatgagtactcattctaaagagaaactgttgacgtgtgaccagtgtggagagggtttcacATGTAAAAAAAGCCTGAATGAGCACATAGGAACTCATGCTGAAGACAAAGTGTtcacatgtgaccagtgtggaaagagtttcgcacgtaaaagaagtctcagggagcacatgagtactcattctaaagagaaactgttgacatgtgaccagaaACCTTTccagtgttcacactgtgacaagagattcagtagGTCAGGAGACCTGAAaagacatgagaggatccacactggagagaaaccttacaagtgttcacactgcaaCAAGACATTCAATCATTCAGGATCCCTGAAaagacatgagaggatccacactggagagaaaccttacaagtgttcatactgcgacaagagattcagtagGTCAGGAcacctgaaaacacatgagaggatccacactggagagaaaccttacaagtgttcatactgcgacaagagattcagaCAGTCAGGAGACCTGAAaagacatgagaggatccacactggagagaaaccttacaagtgttcatactGCGACAAGACATTCAATCATTCAGGATccctgaaaacacatgagaggatccacactggagagaaaccttacaagtgttcatactGCGACAAGACATTCTATCATTCAGGATccctgaaaacacatgagaggatccacactggagagaattcgtacaagtgttcacactgcgacaagagattcagtatGTCAGGATACCTGAAagcacatgagaggatccacactggagagaaaccttacaagtgttcacactgcgacaagagattcagtatGTCAAGATACCTGAAagcacatgagaggatccacactggagagaaaccttacatgTGTTCATACTGCGACAAAAGATTCAGTAGTTCAGGAGACCTGAAaagacatgagaggatccacactggagagaaaccgtacaaGTGTTCATACTGCGACAAGACATTCTATCATTCAGGATccctgaaaacacatgagaggatccacactggagagaaaccttacaagtgttcatactgcgacaagagattcagaCAGTCAGAACATCTGAAAAGTCATcggaggatccacactggagagaaaccataTCTGTAA